A stretch of the Campylobacter sp. 19-13652 genome encodes the following:
- the dxr gene encoding 1-deoxy-D-xylulose-5-phosphate reductoisomerase — translation MVVLGSTGSIGTNALKIASEHNLEIEALACGKNIELLNSQIAKFNPRFVCIGDENALCGVKGISKDRIFIGQDGIKDMLNECKSDLVLNSLVGFAGLAPSLHTQKLGKKLALANKESLVVGGKFIDTSRIEAIDSEHFGLKFLLRANVDVSRLIITASGGAFYTKSIDELAHATPQMALKHPNWSMGAKITIDSASMANKLFEIIEAFWLFGIKDIDAIIEPSSIVHALVEFTDGSTTAHLSCPDMRLAIASAVLEKFGTPSVKPLDLTALLGIKFMPIDTAKYPIFSLKDQLLDTPDIGVVINAANEVCVYEFLKGGCGFLDISRVVLSAADKFKDTKISAPSEIFEIDKIVREFALKELYAKI, via the coding sequence GTGGTAGTTCTTGGCTCAACTGGCTCAATCGGCACAAACGCCCTAAAAATCGCATCTGAGCATAATCTAGAGATAGAAGCTTTAGCTTGTGGTAAAAATATCGAACTTTTAAATTCTCAGATAGCTAAATTTAATCCTAGATTTGTCTGTATAGGTGATGAGAACGCACTTTGTGGGGTTAAGGGAATTTCAAAGGATAGAATTTTTATCGGTCAAGATGGCATAAAGGATATGCTAAATGAGTGCAAAAGTGATCTTGTACTAAACTCGCTTGTCGGATTTGCTGGGCTTGCCCCTAGTCTACACACTCAAAAACTCGGCAAAAAGTTAGCCCTTGCAAATAAAGAAAGCCTAGTGGTGGGTGGAAAATTTATAGACACATCGCGCATTGAGGCTATTGATAGCGAACATTTTGGGCTTAAGTTTTTATTGCGTGCAAATGTCGATGTCTCAAGACTTATTATAACTGCAAGTGGAGGCGCATTTTATACTAAAAGCATAGACGAGCTAGCCCACGCCACGCCCCAAATGGCGCTAAAGCACCCAAATTGGAGCATGGGTGCAAAAATTACCATAGATAGCGCAAGCATGGCAAATAAGCTTTTTGAGATTATTGAGGCTTTTTGGCTTTTTGGTATTAAAGATATTGATGCGATTATTGAGCCAAGTTCGATAGTGCATGCGCTAGTTGAGTTTACAGACGGTAGCACGACCGCTCATTTAAGCTGCCCGGACATGCGCCTAGCAATCGCTTCTGCGGTGCTTGAAAAATTTGGCACACCTAGCGTGAAACCGCTTGATTTAACAGCGCTTTTGGGAATTAAATTTATGCCTATAGACACTGCAAAATATCCCATATTTTCACTCAAAGACCAGCTTTTAGACACGCCAGATATAGGGGTGGTTATAAATGCGGCAAATGAAGTCTGCGTGTATGAATTTTTAAAGGGTGGGTGCGGATTTTTAGACATTTCGCGAGTGGTGCTAAGCGCAGCGGATAAATTTAAAGACACCAAAATAAGCGCACCTAGTGAGATTTTTGAGATAGATAAAATAGTAAGAGAGTTTGCTTTAAAGGAGCTGTATGCAAAAATATGA
- a CDS encoding uracil-xanthine permease family protein, which yields MQKYEGYKFDIRQSLIGVQFLFVAFGALVLVPILTGLDTSVALFTAGLGTLAFQLITRKNVPPIFLASSFAFIAPISYGVGKWGIPATMGGIVFAGLLYVVLSFIIRVRGDKFLHKLLPPVVVGPVIMTIGLLLSPAAVNMAMGKIEGASYSGGDAMIVSGASLLVTMVVMMFGRGMLRLVPIFCGIFVGYVFAVALGMVDFTPVLEASWFKVPNFSAPVFELDPILYMIPIAIAPAIEHIGDMLAISHVSGENFLKKPGLKNTLLGDGVATIIAAFFAGPPNTTYSEVTGAVSITKAYNPAIMTFAAIASIMLAFVGKLGAILATIPAPVVGGIMLLLFGIIASVGLSTLLKHNVDMNDPRNMIIVALILVSAIGGMELNFGIFSLSGIGLGAVVGIVLNLILPRTKHYEGF from the coding sequence ATGCAAAAATATGAAGGGTATAAATTTGATATAAGGCAGAGCCTAATAGGGGTGCAGTTTTTATTTGTCGCTTTTGGTGCGCTGGTGCTTGTACCGATACTTACGGGGCTTGATACGAGTGTAGCGCTTTTTACAGCTGGGCTTGGCACGCTTGCGTTTCAGCTTATTACTAGGAAAAATGTCCCGCCTATTTTTCTAGCTAGCTCGTTTGCGTTTATTGCGCCTATATCTTATGGTGTTGGTAAGTGGGGTATACCTGCTACTATGGGCGGGATAGTCTTTGCTGGGCTTTTGTATGTAGTGCTTAGCTTTATTATACGCGTTAGAGGTGATAAATTTTTACACAAACTTTTGCCACCTGTTGTGGTTGGGCCTGTTATTATGACCATCGGACTTTTGCTTTCGCCAGCTGCTGTAAATATGGCTATGGGAAAGATTGAGGGGGCAAGCTACTCTGGGGGTGATGCGATGATAGTCTCTGGCGCGTCGCTTTTAGTTACTATGGTTGTTATGATGTTTGGGCGTGGCATGCTGCGTCTTGTGCCGATATTTTGTGGAATTTTTGTGGGGTATGTATTTGCTGTGGCTCTTGGTATGGTTGATTTTACGCCTGTGCTGGAGGCTAGCTGGTTTAAAGTGCCAAACTTTAGCGCACCTGTTTTTGAGCTTGATCCCATCCTTTATATGATACCTATAGCCATAGCCCCAGCCATTGAGCATATTGGCGATATGCTGGCTATCTCACACGTAAGTGGCGAGAATTTCTTAAAAAAGCCAGGGCTTAAAAACACCCTTTTGGGTGATGGCGTGGCGACTATTATTGCTGCCTTTTTTGCAGGGCCGCCGAACACCACCTACTCAGAAGTTACAGGTGCGGTTAGTATTACAAAAGCTTACAATCCAGCCATCATGACTTTTGCTGCGATTGCAAGTATTATGCTAGCTTTTGTGGGTAAGCTAGGCGCTATTTTAGCCACTATTCCAGCCCCTGTTGTGGGTGGGATTATGCTTTTACTTTTTGGTATAATTGCAAGTGTTGGGCTTAGCACATTGCTTAAGCATAATGTCGATATGAATGATCCTAGAAATATGATAATAGTCGCACTAATTTTAGTCTCAGCTATAGGCGGTATGGAGCTAAATTTTGGTATCTTTAGTCTCTCTGGTATAGGGCTTGGCGCAGTTGTTGGGATAGTTTTAAATTTAATCCTGCCTCGTACAAAGCATTACGAGGGATTTTAG
- the tsaD gene encoding tRNA (adenosine(37)-N6)-threonylcarbamoyltransferase complex transferase subunit TsaD: MIFAIESSCDDSSVALMDIDTLELKYHRKISQEAEHSIYGGVVPELASRLHTEALPALLEGVKPYFNQIKAVAVTNTPGLSVSLLPGISMAKAVALALNVPLIGVNHLIGHIYSLFLQSQMSFGFGVLLVSGGHTMVLDISDSGVISVLAATSDDSFGESFDKAAKMLGFGYPGGVFIQNSALKCEDKDKFKFTVPLLHDKRLEYSFSGLKNQVRLACESTKAKNGTISDQDASCISYAFEQAACAHIIDKLSRVFKQRGWRRFGVVGGASANLNLRSQIKTLCKSHDCELLLTPLEFCSDNAAMIARAGIDSFKNGKFSDIFSLDVKPRSSIDGLYI, encoded by the coding sequence GTGATTTTTGCCATTGAAAGTAGCTGCGATGATAGCTCAGTCGCACTTATGGATATAGATACCTTAGAGCTTAAATATCATCGTAAAATTTCTCAAGAGGCTGAGCATTCAATTTATGGCGGCGTCGTGCCAGAGCTTGCCAGTAGGCTTCATACCGAGGCTTTGCCTGCATTATTAGAGGGTGTAAAGCCATATTTTAACCAGATTAAGGCAGTTGCAGTTACAAATACCCCAGGGCTTAGCGTAAGCCTTTTGCCAGGGATTAGTATGGCAAAGGCTGTCGCACTTGCGCTAAATGTCCCATTAATCGGCGTTAATCACCTAATAGGGCATATTTATTCGCTATTTTTGCAAAGCCAGATGAGCTTTGGATTTGGCGTGCTTTTAGTAAGTGGCGGACACACTATGGTGCTTGATATTAGCGATAGTGGCGTTATAAGCGTGCTAGCGGCCACCAGTGATGATAGCTTTGGCGAGAGCTTCGACAAGGCAGCAAAAATGCTAGGCTTTGGCTATCCTGGTGGAGTTTTTATCCAAAATTCAGCTCTTAAATGCGAGGATAAGGATAAATTTAAATTTACCGTCCCGCTTTTGCATGATAAGAGGCTTGAGTATAGCTTTTCTGGGCTTAAAAACCAAGTCCGCCTAGCCTGCGAAAGCACGAAAGCCAAAAATGGCACAATCAGCGACCAAGATGCCTCTTGCATTAGCTACGCCTTTGAGCAGGCGGCCTGCGCGCATATAATTGATAAACTAAGCCGAGTTTTTAAGCAAAGGGGTTGGCGGCGATTTGGGGTTGTTGGCGGAGCGAGTGCAAATTTAAATCTAAGAAGCCAAATAAAAACCCTATGCAAAAGCCACGATTGCGAGCTTTTGCTGACTCCGCTTGAGTTTTGTTCTGATAATGCAGCTATGATAGCGCGCGCTGGGATAGATAGCTTTAAAAATGGCAAATTTAGCGATATTTTCTCACTAGATGTAAAGCCGCGAAGCAGCATAGATGGGCTTTATATTTAG
- a CDS encoding NFACT RNA binding domain-containing protein, with protein sequence MKYQHLRQIADFLNHSVRRISRIRRSADMVIMVEFDKFAPLFFDLSKQESAIYQGLAKAAIKEYKAPFDAMLFKRFSGANVVQIYCEENNRILRISAELASSYKALKSELVLEFTGRFTNAIIIDEKGIILAALRHIDNSQRKISSGVKFVPLLPAVIKEKATDRIEDFWAFFKSEFERLNEKNLRSLRQIKMASVEKKIELLKHSLEALPKQRELENESENAAKIASLILANLSNLPPYASEVSLADFEGHELKITLTKPPKQEANTLFEASKRLRAKANGVKKEIENLNEKINFYQNLLNLIKNATSVGELEVLLPRKSAAKKAPKEPNENIKNFYIADVKISVGRNQNANSELLKIAKKNDIWLHVKDHPSAHVIIKTQKASVSEEILGFAAKICVSFSSLGAGRYEVDYTKRENVKIQNGSNVKYINFKTIIVKI encoded by the coding sequence ATGAAATATCAACATCTAAGACAAATTGCCGATTTTTTAAACCACTCGGTACGCCGCATAAGCCGTATACGCCGAAGTGCAGATATGGTTATAATGGTTGAATTTGATAAATTTGCGCCACTGTTTTTTGATTTAAGCAAGCAAGAAAGTGCAATCTATCAAGGTTTAGCAAAAGCCGCGATAAAGGAGTATAAAGCGCCATTTGACGCTATGCTTTTTAAGCGATTTAGCGGTGCAAATGTGGTGCAAATATACTGCGAGGAGAATAATAGAATTTTAAGAATAAGCGCAGAGCTAGCAAGCTCATATAAGGCGCTAAAAAGCGAGCTTGTGCTTGAGTTTACGGGGCGATTTACAAATGCGATAATAATAGATGAAAAGGGCATTATTCTAGCCGCACTACGCCACATTGATAATTCGCAGCGGAAAATTTCCTCTGGAGTTAAGTTCGTACCGCTTTTGCCAGCCGTGATAAAAGAAAAAGCTACTGATAGGATAGAAGATTTTTGGGCGTTTTTTAAGAGCGAGTTTGAGCGGTTAAATGAAAAAAATCTAAGATCGCTTAGGCAGATAAAAATGGCTAGTGTCGAGAAAAAAATAGAGCTTTTAAAGCACTCTTTAGAGGCTTTGCCAAAGCAAAGGGAGCTAGAAAACGAAAGCGAAAATGCTGCAAAAATTGCTAGCCTTATTTTGGCAAATTTATCAAATTTGCCGCCATACGCAAGCGAAGTAAGCCTTGCGGATTTTGAAGGGCATGAGCTAAAAATAACTCTCACAAAGCCACCAAAACAGGAGGCAAATACGCTATTTGAAGCCTCAAAACGCTTGCGAGCTAAGGCAAATGGCGTAAAAAAAGAGATTGAAAATTTAAACGAAAAAATTAACTTTTATCAAAATCTTTTAAATTTGATAAAAAACGCCACAAGTGTAGGCGAGCTTGAGGTGCTTTTACCTCGTAAATCAGCTGCTAAAAAAGCTCCAAAAGAGCCAAATGAAAATATAAAAAACTTCTACATCGCAGATGTTAAAATAAGTGTAGGACGCAATCAAAACGCAAACTCTGAGCTTTTAAAGATAGCAAAGAAAAACGACATCTGGCTACATGTAAAAGACCATCCTAGCGCGCATGTCATCATCAAAACTCAAAAGGCTAGCGTTAGCGAGGAGATACTAGGGTTTGCGGCTAAAATTTGTGTGAGTTTTAGCTCTTTGGGTGCTGGACGGTATGAAGTGGATTACACAAAACGTGAAAATGTCAAAATCCAAAACGGCTCAAATGTAAAGTATATAAATTTTAAGACGATAATAGTAAAAATATAA
- a CDS encoding retention module-containing protein — protein MSVGIVKSISGVATLTRANGAKAALRAGETLELGDIIKTDENSSVQITLESGKEITLASNDTLKIDDAVAVTESFGDEAVADVTALQQGLLNGEDLSDLEATAAGGGAGAGGGDGVSLAAASFAQGGHESNVLSAISSLGATSQNGFAGATNVAAGDGAFTAAATDNTTPVSPVTPVTPVNPPVPPVTPVDPNNNNNNSNNNNNNGNNDNDNGGNNNNGGNITPPVPPVPSVNHDHTATVTVPEITATTPNTETKRITASIDGGLKDGESITNPKFVIDGVAKDASYNETTKEYYVDVPAGDLRKDVDKKIEFTADVNVDGKKAGDTNGESPVYNAPDYVPPVNHDHTATVTVPEITATTPNTETKRITASIDGGLKDGESITNPKFVIDGVAKDASYNETTKEYYVDVPAGDLRKDVDKKIEFTADVNVDGKKAGDTNGESPVYNAPDYEHTGKLKSVSVDTSSDYDDKAINAKEADSGVQVTITANPSTNGSSSLINFALYAKGKDGQLELLEAGSKFQGSGLQQVKSGGKITVTLSADDIQRLGEGEHKSIIAVPVTVKHVSGKFEVTPVSDKNEEVPSKEFTVDTQKPTLELSDVKQLDYDTANKTVTLTGKIIGVDGANGKSVDAGSDIDVTNPKITIGGKEYTVDAYDKITGAFIVDVPASAVSKGNNNIGAKADVTDAAHNFDTPKATGSVEITDKPISVPEYSVVVEQSHQTEIVKNLGKYTSDNAQTSNSVTKPGASAYLDGTITQGGKDTAIYVTQPGKIGSNLAKDFSSDKAIFNAKGYVYLEKGEYTFDGSNVGGTYVFALETSSVDNKAHITGGIPMLSSAGNHNNATFTVGRDGIFKIKSMFKEANSVSGLDMDIMFTKAASNGETFQNAPIANGVNNTNYSGGSIRDGGNVLRFIPDSAISDKEELLLKEKNIYLNTTNEDITNLKAGNSKISFKKSGTLEIISDEPYALKVTDTDGHTLAKDTVVMVDSVEYKVDENGKIYVPTKYADDGKFENITFHKNVDGENITYTIDELNPESTQRVDFSNNFTQESHTSSKALELGGENNEIEIYSDNARVNAGSGDDTVILKLDATSSSDDSGTKSDDSIDLAKIADSVHNVENIEVSGGQHLSGVNIESVKDILDGSDSDTLKISAPSSENSSVQNAEQGNAQSGSASSENQAISTTGSESAASSPEAKPAGDSGSVSVASDSGLTKAPVQSDSKTTEYSGDAIVDNTTKTFTVEIDNSLL, from the coding sequence ATGTCAGTAGGAATAGTAAAATCAATATCAGGAGTAGCGACGCTAACTCGTGCAAACGGTGCTAAAGCCGCTTTGCGTGCGGGAGAGACGCTGGAGCTTGGCGATATTATAAAAACCGACGAAAATAGCAGCGTGCAAATCACGCTAGAAAGCGGCAAAGAGATCACTCTAGCTAGCAACGACACCCTAAAAATCGACGATGCAGTCGCGGTGACTGAGAGCTTTGGTGATGAAGCGGTGGCCGATGTTACGGCGTTACAGCAGGGGCTACTAAATGGCGAAGACCTAAGCGACCTAGAAGCCACAGCAGCGGGCGGTGGCGCAGGCGCAGGTGGTGGCGATGGCGTGAGCCTAGCTGCTGCTAGCTTCGCTCAGGGCGGACACGAGAGCAATGTGCTAAGTGCTATTTCATCGCTTGGCGCGACTAGCCAAAATGGCTTTGCAGGGGCGACAAATGTCGCAGCTGGAGACGGTGCTTTTACAGCTGCAGCTACTGATAATACGACGCCAGTTAGTCCAGTAACCCCTGTAACACCAGTAAATCCACCGGTACCACCTGTTACGCCAGTCGATCCAAATAACAACAATAACAACTCAAATAATAACAATAATAACGGAAACAACGACAATGATAATGGCGGCAATAATAACAATGGTGGAAATATCACGCCACCAGTTCCACCAGTCCCATCAGTTAACCACGACCACACAGCAACTGTAACAGTACCTGAGATTACAGCTACAACTCCAAATACAGAAACTAAACGTATAACAGCTAGCATAGATGGCGGATTAAAAGATGGCGAAAGCATAACTAATCCAAAATTCGTAATAGACGGAGTAGCAAAAGACGCAAGCTACAACGAAACTACAAAAGAATACTACGTTGATGTACCTGCTGGCGATTTAAGAAAGGACGTTGATAAAAAGATTGAATTTACAGCTGATGTAAATGTAGATGGTAAAAAAGCTGGAGACACAAATGGAGAAAGCCCTGTTTATAATGCTCCTGATTATGTCCCACCAGTTAACCACGACCACACAGCAACTGTAACAGTACCTGAGATTACAGCTACAACTCCAAATACAGAAACTAAACGTATAACAGCTAGCATAGATGGCGGATTAAAAGATGGCGAAAGCATAACTAATCCAAAATTCGTAATAGACGGAGTAGCAAAAGACGCAAGCTACAACGAAACTACAAAAGAATACTACGTTGATGTACCTGCTGGCGATTTAAGAAAGGACGTTGATAAAAAGATTGAATTTACAGCTGATGTAAATGTAGATGGTAAAAAAGCTGGAGACACAAATGGAGAAAGCCCTGTTTATAATGCTCCTGATTATGAGCATACTGGCAAGCTAAAGAGCGTGAGTGTGGATACGAGCAGCGATTACGACGATAAAGCTATAAATGCTAAAGAAGCAGATAGCGGTGTACAGGTAACTATCACTGCTAATCCGTCAACAAATGGTAGCAGCAGTCTGATTAATTTTGCGCTTTATGCTAAAGGCAAAGATGGGCAGCTAGAGTTGTTAGAAGCTGGAAGTAAATTTCAAGGTAGTGGCTTGCAACAGGTAAAATCTGGTGGGAAAATAACAGTTACTCTTAGCGCGGACGATATTCAAAGACTAGGAGAAGGCGAGCATAAGAGTATTATCGCTGTTCCAGTAACAGTTAAGCATGTAAGCGGAAAGTTTGAAGTAACTCCTGTATCAGACAAAAATGAAGAAGTACCGTCTAAAGAATTCACAGTCGACACCCAAAAACCTACGCTAGAGCTAAGCGACGTAAAACAGCTAGACTACGACACAGCGAATAAAACCGTGACTCTAACTGGTAAAATCATCGGTGTTGACGGTGCAAACGGCAAGAGCGTGGACGCAGGCTCAGACATAGATGTAACTAATCCAAAAATTACAATCGGAGGCAAAGAGTACACAGTCGATGCGTATGATAAGATAACGGGCGCATTCATAGTCGACGTGCCAGCTAGCGCAGTAAGCAAGGGCAATAATAATATAGGCGCAAAAGCCGACGTAACCGACGCAGCGCATAACTTTGATACACCAAAAGCCACAGGCAGCGTAGAAATTACAGATAAGCCTATCAGCGTGCCTGAGTATTCTGTCGTCGTGGAGCAGTCTCATCAGACTGAGATAGTAAAAAATCTTGGTAAGTATACTTCGGATAACGCTCAAACTTCAAATTCAGTTACTAAGCCGGGCGCAAGCGCATATCTTGACGGCACTATCACTCAAGGCGGTAAAGACACTGCTATATATGTAACCCAGCCTGGCAAGATAGGCAGCAATCTGGCTAAGGATTTTTCATCTGACAAGGCTATATTTAACGCAAAGGGGTATGTGTACCTAGAAAAAGGCGAATATACCTTTGACGGTAGCAATGTAGGCGGTACTTATGTCTTTGCTCTTGAGACTAGTTCTGTGGACAATAAGGCTCATATAACCGGTGGTATTCCAATGCTTAGCTCTGCTGGCAACCACAACAATGCTACATTTACCGTAGGTAGGGACGGCATATTTAAGATTAAGAGTATGTTTAAAGAAGCTAATTCGGTTAGCGGTTTAGATATGGATATAATGTTTACAAAAGCCGCAAGCAATGGCGAGACTTTTCAAAATGCTCCTATCGCAAATGGTGTAAATAACACTAATTATAGTGGTGGTAGTATTAGAGATGGTGGTAATGTATTGCGTTTTATCCCAGATAGTGCTATAAGCGACAAAGAAGAATTATTGCTAAAAGAAAAAAATATATATTTAAATACCACAAATGAAGACATAACGAATTTAAAAGCTGGTAATTCTAAAATTTCATTTAAAAAAAGTGGCACACTAGAGATTATCTCTGATGAGCCTTATGCGCTTAAAGTTACTGACACAGACGGTCATACTTTAGCAAAAGATACTGTCGTAATGGTTGATAGTGTTGAGTATAAAGTTGACGAAAATGGTAAAATTTATGTTCCTACAAAATATGCCGATGATGGTAAATTTGAAAACATAACTTTCCACAAGAATGTTGATGGAGAGAACATTACCTACACCATAGACGAACTCAATCCAGAGTCAACACAAAGAGTTGACTTCAGCAACAACTTCACTCAAGAAAGCCATACTTCAAGCAAGGCACTTGAGCTTGGCGGTGAGAATAATGAGATTGAAATTTATAGCGACAATGCGAGAGTAAATGCTGGCAGTGGCGATGATACCGTGATATTAAAGTTGGACGCCACAAGCTCAAGCGATGATAGCGGTACAAAAAGCGATGACAGCATAGACTTAGCTAAGATAGCCGATAGTGTGCATAACGTAGAAAATATCGAAGTCTCAGGCGGTCAGCACCTAAGTGGTGTGAATATAGAAAGCGTTAAGGATATTTTAGACGGTAGCGACTCAGATACACTAAAAATCTCAGCTCCTAGCTCTGAAAATAGCAGCGTGCAAAACGCAGAGCAGGGCAACGCACAAAGCGGATCTGCTAGTAGCGAAAATCAAGCAATCAGCACCACTGGCAGCGAAAGCGCAGCTTCTAGCCCTGAAGCTAAGCCAGCAGGGGATAGCGGCAGCGTGAGTGTGGCTAGTGATAGCGGACTAACAAAAGCCCCAGTCCAAAGCGACAGTAAGACGACTGAATATAGCGGCGATGCGATAGTGGATAACACGACTAAGACATTTACCGTCGAAATCGACAATAGCCTGCTTTAA
- the leuC gene encoding 3-isopropylmalate dehydratase large subunit, with amino-acid sequence MKQTITEKIFSAHAGYEVKAGDIVQSPIDMIIGNDITTPISIRAFKKSGASRLANPDGFAIVMDHYIPAKDIASANQAKISRDFAYEHDLKHFFDEKDMGIEHALLPEKGLIVPGDVIIGADSHTCTHGALGAFATGMGSTDLAYAMITGKNWFKVPASIKVVLKNKPAEHIYGKDLILELIRQIGVDGALYRAIEFSGDALRYLSMDDRFSLCNMAIEAGGKSGIIAVDNITKEFLSALKLAREPKIYHSDEGANYEHVIEIDTSRLEPVIAYPFLPSNGRSMSQAVADDIAIDQVLIGSCTNGRLSDLRIAAEILKGKKVARRTRLIITPATQKIALQAQKEGLMDIFAQAGAVVSNPTCGACLGGYMGILAAGERCVATTNRNFVGRMGDRSSEIYLASSAVAAASAIAGKIADPRKL; translated from the coding sequence ATGAAACAGACTATAACTGAAAAGATTTTTTCAGCCCACGCTGGATATGAGGTAAAGGCTGGTGATATAGTACAAAGCCCCATAGATATGATAATAGGCAATGACATAACCACACCTATTTCAATCAGAGCTTTTAAAAAAAGTGGGGCGAGCAGGCTTGCTAACCCTGATGGCTTTGCTATAGTAATGGATCATTATATACCAGCTAAAGATATAGCAAGCGCAAATCAGGCCAAAATCAGCCGAGATTTTGCCTATGAGCATGATTTAAAGCACTTTTTTGACGAAAAAGATATGGGTATAGAGCATGCGCTGCTGCCTGAAAAAGGGCTAATCGTACCAGGTGATGTCATCATAGGAGCAGACAGCCACACCTGTACGCATGGCGCACTTGGGGCGTTTGCTACTGGTATGGGAAGCACGGACTTAGCCTATGCGATGATAACTGGCAAAAACTGGTTTAAAGTCCCTGCAAGTATAAAAGTCGTACTAAAAAATAAGCCAGCCGAGCATATATATGGCAAGGATTTAATCCTAGAGCTAATCCGCCAAATAGGCGTTGATGGAGCACTTTATAGGGCTATTGAGTTTAGCGGAGATGCGCTTAGGTATCTAAGCATGGATGATCGTTTTAGTCTTTGTAATATGGCTATTGAAGCTGGCGGAAAAAGCGGCATAATCGCAGTTGATAATATAACTAAGGAGTTTTTAAGTGCCCTTAAACTAGCCAGAGAGCCAAAAATTTATCACTCAGATGAAGGCGCAAACTACGAGCATGTAATCGAAATAGACACAAGTCGCCTAGAGCCAGTCATCGCATATCCATTTCTGCCTAGCAACGGACGTAGTATGAGCCAGGCTGTGGCTGACGATATAGCCATAGATCAGGTCTTAATCGGCTCTTGCACAAACGGTAGACTAAGCGATTTAAGAATAGCGGCTGAAATTTTAAAAGGGAAAAAAGTCGCACGTCGCACAAGATTAATCATCACTCCAGCCACGCAAAAAATCGCTCTACAAGCACAAAAAGAGGGGCTTATGGATATTTTTGCCCAGGCGGGTGCAGTCGTAAGCAATCCAACTTGCGGAGCCTGCCTAGGAGGATACATGGGTATACTAGCCGCTGGTGAGCGCTGCGTTGCAACGACAAATCGTAACTTTGTCGGCAGAATGGGCGATAGAAGCAGTGAGATATATCTAGCTAGCTCAGCCGTAGCGGCCGCAAGTGCGATAGCTGGAAAGATAGCAGACCCTAGAAAGCTCTAG
- a CDS encoding phosphatidate cytidylyltransferase, which yields MKERIKTGLGLAAFVAVVFLLDSFFLNFIIISAILVLAFKEASEIWGVQGGCALAFVSWAFLVLGIFTNPLLCAILAILVVSSVIAYFKTDEPKILLPFIYPALPIFMLWQLYSEYGIGYLAWVIMAIVASDSAAYFVGKAFGKRAFSQSSPNKTLEGVIGGVVAGSLVGWIMGTLMVDDALFALLASFFICAFGVFGDLFESYLKRRAGVKDSGNILPGHGGVLDRIDGYLFGVVALMWAMSW from the coding sequence ATGAAAGAGAGGATTAAAACGGGCTTAGGGCTTGCTGCTTTTGTGGCGGTTGTCTTTTTGCTTGATAGCTTTTTTTTAAATTTTATAATAATTTCAGCTATTTTGGTGTTAGCGTTTAAGGAAGCTAGCGAAATTTGGGGGGTGCAGGGTGGCTGTGCTTTGGCGTTTGTTAGCTGGGCGTTTTTGGTTCTAGGGATATTTACAAACCCTCTGCTTTGCGCTATTTTAGCTATTTTGGTAGTATCAAGCGTGATAGCTTACTTTAAGACAGACGAGCCAAAAATCCTCCTACCTTTTATCTATCCAGCGCTTCCTATTTTTATGCTTTGGCAGCTTTATTCAGAGTACGGCATAGGCTATCTTGCGTGGGTTATTATGGCTATTGTAGCAAGTGATAGTGCGGCGTATTTTGTAGGCAAGGCATTTGGTAAAAGAGCATTTAGTCAAAGCTCGCCAAATAAAACTCTAGAGGGTGTCATTGGCGGAGTAGTGGCTGGCTCGCTTGTTGGCTGGATTATGGGGACTTTAATGGTAGATGATGCGCTATTTGCCCTGCTTGCTAGCTTTTTTATCTGCGCGTTTGGCGTGTTTGGAGATTTGTTTGAAAGCTATTTAAAGCGCCGCGCAGGGGTAAAGGATAGCGGAAATATCCTGCCAGGGCATGGCGGAGTGCTTGATAGGATAGATGGGTATTTATTTGGTGTAGTTGCGCTTATGTGGGCCATGTCGTGGTAG